From one Fodinicurvata sp. EGI_FJ10296 genomic stretch:
- a CDS encoding FAD-dependent oxidoreductase yields MISLEADVLIVGGGMAGTCAAIAAARSGSQTILVERNGFLGGAATAAAVGQFVGWETEAGRRVIAGLAEEVVARLIDNDGAHGHSRFVMSTGHVMDRVQYNPEILKCVLDSLVAEAGVDLLFHAWQAGAETHGARVYGARFLTKSGEISIRARQFIDATGDLDLLQAVSAPMLRADRDRLQPGTLMFAIGPIDFDRFDAIELEEKGALARRGFEEGALARPALHCSRVPGSDHGWFNVTRVTVDGSDARSLSQAEIEGRRQALAAARYIIDKVPGCENARLSAFAPQLGIRETRRALADHTITVEDLASARRFDDTIACGAYPIDLHKANSGALTIEGFGADHAYCVPLRALIVRDFDNLQVAGRGISATQEAHGALRVMPLAMAMGQAVGTAAAMAAGAGNDPAVRDIDISALRDRLSRAGAIIDPDA; encoded by the coding sequence ATGATATCACTGGAAGCCGACGTTCTGATTGTCGGCGGCGGAATGGCCGGCACCTGCGCCGCTATCGCGGCCGCCCGCAGCGGGTCGCAAACAATACTGGTCGAACGCAACGGCTTTCTGGGCGGGGCTGCGACCGCGGCGGCTGTCGGGCAGTTCGTCGGCTGGGAAACCGAAGCTGGACGGCGCGTCATCGCCGGGCTGGCCGAAGAGGTCGTTGCCCGACTGATCGACAATGACGGCGCTCACGGACACAGCCGTTTCGTCATGTCGACCGGCCATGTCATGGATCGCGTGCAGTACAATCCGGAAATTCTGAAATGCGTCCTGGATTCGCTGGTGGCCGAAGCCGGTGTCGACCTGCTTTTTCATGCCTGGCAGGCCGGTGCAGAGACGCACGGAGCACGGGTTTACGGCGCACGCTTCCTGACCAAGAGCGGTGAAATCAGTATTCGCGCGCGGCAGTTCATCGATGCCACCGGCGATCTCGACCTGCTGCAGGCCGTCAGCGCGCCGATGCTTCGGGCCGACCGGGACAGGCTGCAGCCGGGAACGTTGATGTTTGCCATTGGGCCAATCGACTTTGATCGGTTCGACGCGATCGAACTGGAAGAAAAGGGAGCACTTGCCCGGCGCGGTTTCGAGGAGGGTGCGCTCGCGCGGCCGGCACTGCACTGCAGCCGCGTGCCGGGCAGCGATCATGGCTGGTTCAACGTCACGCGCGTGACCGTAGACGGCAGCGACGCCCGATCGCTGAGCCAAGCAGAGATCGAAGGGCGGCGGCAGGCGCTGGCCGCCGCGCGCTATATCATCGATAAGGTTCCGGGCTGCGAAAATGCGCGCCTGTCGGCGTTCGCACCGCAACTGGGCATTCGCGAAACCCGTCGTGCGCTCGCCGATCATACGATTACCGTCGAAGATCTCGCGTCGGCGCGCCGCTTCGACGACACCATCGCCTGCGGGGCCTATCCGATCGATCTGCACAAGGCCAACAGCGGCGCGCTGACGATCGAGGGGTTCGGCGCCGATCACGCCTATTGCGTCCCGTTGAGGGCGCTGATCGTTCGCGATTTCGACAATCTGCAGGTGGCAGGGCGCGGCATTTCGGCCACCCAGGAAGCCCATGGCGCGTTGCGGGTCATGCCGCTGGCCATGGCGATGGGCCAGGCCGTCGGCACCGCCGCCGCCATGGCCGCAGGCGCGGGTAACGATCCGGCGGTGCGCGACATCGACATTTCCGCGCTGCGCGACCGGCTCTCCCGGGCCGGTGCGAT